DNA sequence from the Sneathiella sp. P13V-1 genome:
ACAGTGCGATGAAGGTTGCTCCGATCCACCCGGAAATGGACAGTACTTCTTTTACAAATCCACGCAGAAAGCCAAATGCTGCTGATACAACAAGGATGACAAGAATAAGAGCGTCCACGATATTGATGGGCAGTTCCTGCATAATCCGGTCTCTAGCCTTTAAACCTAACTCTCGTTGGTGTTTGCCGTGAACAACCGCACGATCTCTGACAAATGTTCAATCTCAATCGTGCGAATGGAGTTTTCTTTCACTTTACTGCCAACCGGTATGATGGCAGTGGTGAAACCCAATTTCGCGGCTTCCTTCAGACGGGCATCCGTCTGACCGACAGCTCTGATTTCACCTGATAATCCAATCTCACCAAAAATGATACTATTTTCGGGAACAGGGACATCGGAAATTGATGATACAAGGGCAGCCGCGACGGCAAGGTCGGCTGCTGGCTCATTGACTCTGAGACCACCAGCAACGTTCAGATAGACCTCATTACCTGTAAGGGAGAGGCCGCAACGGGCATCCAGCACCGCAAGGATCATCGCCAAACGGCTTGAATCCCAGCCAACAACTGCGCGGCGCGGGGTTGCTTGCTGTGAGGGGGCAACAAGTCCTTGTATTTCGACCAGCAAAGGGCGAGTGCCTTCCATACCTGCAAAAACAGATGCCCCGCTGATCGCTTTTTCCTGATTGCCCAGAAAAAGAGAAGAAGGGTTACTGACCTCCTTCAAGCCTTTATCAGTCATTTCAAAGACGCCGATTTCATCGGTCGCACCGAAACGATTCTTAACCGCCCGCAAAATTCGGAACTGATGACCACGATCGCCTTCAAAATAGAGAACCGTATCCACCATATGCTCAAGAACCCTAGGGCCAGCAATTTGCCCATCCTTGGTCACGTGCCCCACCAGCATCAGAGCGCAGTTGAGTTTTTTCGCAAGGCGGATCAATTCCTGTGAACAGGCACGCACCTGAGAGACAGTGCCAGGGGCGCTATCCAGATTATCTGCATACATAGTCTGGATAGAGTCGATAATCAGAAGATCCGGGGCGTCCTGCTTTTCAAGGCTTGTGACGATATCCCGGATGGAATTGGCCGCCGCCAGTTTTACAGGGCTGTCCTGTAATCCAAGGCGTTTGGCACGCATGGATATCTGAGTGGTTGCCTCCTCCCCA
Encoded proteins:
- the radA gene encoding DNA repair protein RadA, which gives rise to MARVTEHFSCQNCGASYRKWQGKCDACGEWNSIAEEATNEAVPKGLSSGKGRKLEFTSLDTVAKEYKRANCGVAELDRVLGGGFVPGSSVLIGGDPGIGKSTILLQAVGVMAKQGYKCTYISGEEATTQISMRAKRLGLQDSPVKLAAANSIRDIVTSLEKQDAPDLLIIDSIQTMYADNLDSAPGTVSQVRACSQELIRLAKKLNCALMLVGHVTKDGQIAGPRVLEHMVDTVLYFEGDRGHQFRILRAVKNRFGATDEIGVFEMTDKGLKEVSNPSSLFLGNQEKAISGASVFAGMEGTRPLLVEIQGLVAPSQQATPRRAVVGWDSSRLAMILAVLDARCGLSLTGNEVYLNVAGGLRVNEPAADLAVAAALVSSISDVPVPENSIIFGEIGLSGEIRAVGQTDARLKEAAKLGFTTAIIPVGSKVKENSIRTIEIEHLSEIVRLFTANTNES